One Arthrobacter sp. B3I4 genomic window, ATTCCGGCGGGGAGCACATCGGCAACTACAACGCCGGCGGCGTTTCGCTGGGCGAGGATGCGTACGACTTCATTGAGTGGGTCGCCGCGCAGCCCTGGTGCGACGGGAACGTCGGCATGGTGGGCATCTCCTACTTCGGGTCCATGCAGGTGCTGGCCGCGGCCGAGCGGCCGCCGCACCTGAAGGCGATCTTCGTCTCCGGCGGACACTACGACTTCTACGAGACGACCTACCACGGCGGCATCATGTGGTTCATGCCGCGCGCCGCACGCGAGGGCCGCGGCGGCGACTCCGGCTGGGCCTTCACCGATAACGTCAAGTCCCGCATGATCGAGAAGCACTCCCCCGCGGAGCTCAAAGAACTCGTCGCGAAGCGCCTTGAGGATCCCGACGTCGCCGCCTGGCCCAACCTCGTCCACGTGCTGCACTACCCGAAGAACCACGAAGCCTGGTTCGACATCGTTCTGAACGAACTCGACGGTGACTGGTACGAAGAGCGCAACCCGATCACGGTGGCCCCGAACATCGACATCCCGGTCTGGCTGCAGATCGACCAGGGCCGCGGCTGGACCATGGACGGCACGATCGAGCTGTTCAAGGAGCTGAAGGGGCCCAAGAAGCTGGACATCGGCCCATACCCGCCGATGCAGTCGCGGCCCTTCATCGAGGAGCACGACAAGATGTTCCGGTGGTATGACTACTGGATCAAGGGCGTCGACAACGGCGTGATGGATGAGCCTGCCGTCAGCGTCTTTGTGGAAGGTTCCCGCGAGCTGGTGACCGCCGGGCAGTGGCCGCCCAAGGACGTTGAGTACAGGCCGCTGTACCTGCACCCGCGGCACAAGCTGTCGACCGAGCCGGAGTTGATGGGGTCGGAATACGCCGTGCCGGATGGTTTCTACCAGGCGCCGCTAACCGTTACGGACAAGGTGGAGATCCTCAGCTGGTCCACGCCTCCGTTCGAGGAGGACACGGAGATGATCGGCACCGGAGCCGCGCACATCTTCGCGGAGATTGACCAGCCGGACACCAACTTCATCCTGCGCCTCTGGGACTATGCTCCCAACGGCAAGCGCCAGCTCATCACCAGCGGGTACCTCAAGGCCTCGCACCGTGAGCTTGACGAGCGCAGCACCGAGGGCAGTCCGGTCCATCCGCACACCCGCTCCGTTCCGGTGGAACCGGGGGTGATCGAGGAATACGTGCTGCGCCTCTACCCGTTCGCGAACACCTTCAAGCCGGGCCACACACTCACCGTTGAGCTGTCGAACGATGAGCCGCTGGCCGACGAGCACAACGCGCTGCTGCCGCCGGACGCGTTCCACCTGCCGGTGGGCCGCCCGGTCACGCACAAGATCTACCGGGACGCGGTCCACCCGTCCCGTCTGGTGCTGCCCTTCACCACAAAACGGTCGAGTAGCTGAAGCCGCCCACTCTAACGAGAAGTTGACAAGACATGACCCTTCGAACGCACCGAATTGTTCCACCTGCCCCAAGCCGGGAAGACCGCTCACACCATTCGCGGGAGCCCGGGCCGATAGCCGGGGAAACGCCGAGCAAATTGGCAATTGCCGTCGACATAGATGAAATTGTTGCCTCGCCCTGGATTGGCCTCCACCATAGGCACGAGTTCCTGCTGCACCACCGGCACGAACACTTAGTAAAAGCAAACGTAAGCCGTTGCTGAACCGGAAAGTCGGTACGGCGCTGTTCCCCCGGTTCTGTCAACAATGAAGGCTCCGCCCGCGCTGTGAACTGCTCCCCGGAAGTTGGACTGAGAAATTCAGTTCCGACTTCCGGGGAGCATTTTTATGCACGCATCTAGTTCGTTATCCGAGGATCAGCGCGAGGCCGCTGTAGCGTGGTTTGAGAAGGGCATCGCGGATAGTGCGGCAGCGAGGTTACTGGGCGTGCCTCGTGGACCGGTAAAGCTTCTCTATCGGCGGTGGAGGATCCATGGTCGAGGAGCGCTGGTGGCCAAGCCTACGAGACAGGCGTACTCGTTCGAATTCAAGCTCGCATTGGTCGAACGGTTCATCGCGGGTGAGACTGCCCCGGACCTCGCGGCGGAGGTGGGCTTGTCCTCTCCCGGGTTACTGAAAACGTGGGTGCGCGTGTATCGCCGCGAGGGTGCGGACGCCTTGCGCCCCAAGCCGAAAGGCAGACCCAACGCGCCCCACGCTCCACAGCCGGCGGAGATACCGGAGCTGGAACGGTTGCGGCGGGAGAACGAACGGCTGCGGGCGGAAGTGGCCTACCTGGGAAAATTGCGGGCCTTGAGGGCGCAGGAACGACGGTGAGGGTCCAGACCGTCATCGCCCTCAAGGCTGACTTCCCCCTCCCGGTTCTGCTGCAGGTTGCCCGTCTTGCCCGGTCCACGTTCTTCTATCACCAGGCCCGCCTCCAAGCCCCTGACCCGCAGGAGGCTATCAAGACTGCGGTGACGGCGTTTTTCGCGAAGAACCGTGGCCGGTACGGGCACCGCCGCATCCACACCGAGCTGGTCAAGCAAGGGTGGACGGTCGCGAAGAAGACCGTGCTGAAGCTCATGCGTTCGCTGCGGCTGGTCTGCAAGGTCAGGCGAAAGAGGCGCTACAACTCTTATCAGGGCGGGCAGGGCGCGGTTGCCCCGAACGTGCTGAACCGCGAGTTCGAAGCCACTGCTCCGAATGAAAAGTGGGTGACGGATGTGACCGAGTTCAGCGTTGGCGACCGGAAGCTCTACCTCTCACCGGTCATGGACCTCTTCGACCGGCAGATCATCTCTTACGCGGTGGGCCTTTCCCCGAATCTGGACCTCACCAACACATCACTCCGCAAGGCGCTGGCAACGCTCGAGTGCGAGCAGACACCGCTCGTGCATTCGGACCAGGGTTTCCAGTACCAGCATGTCTCGTGGCGGAACCTTCTGCAGGGCGCCGGCGCAATCCAGTCGATGTCACGCAAGGGCAACTGCTACGACAACGCGGTGATGGAGAACTTCTTCGGACACCTCAAGGAAGAGTTCTTCCACCGCGTCCGGTTCATCAGCACCGACGCCCTGGCAGCGGGACTGCACGAGTACATCCACTGGTACAACACCGACAGGATCTCGACAAACCTAGAGGGCCTGAGTCCGGTGCAATACCGGGCTCAGGCCCTCGCAGCCTAGGCTCTTACTTAGCCAGTCCAACTTTCAGGGACCAGTTCAGCTGCGGACGGAGCCTTCATTGGTACTGTGAGGACGACCTGCACGTCCGACCCTGGAGCCACCGCACGCATGAGGCTCCTACTTTGGGGTGCAGTTCATGTTCAGCGACCTGGGGCCGCTTCAACGACGGGTCAACGATGACCGGCCAGGGCTTCGGCGGACTCCTCGAGCACAGTCCCGATGTTGTGGTGTTTCGGCTCGCGTATGGCGCCAATGACCAATGCGGCGATGACCGAGCAGAAGGCTGCGGCGACCCATAGTCCTATGTGCATCCCATCGATGAAAGCCCCGTTAACGCCGGGGAACCCCTCAAAAACAACTCCGGCCGATGCCCCTTCGATTGCGTCGGCTGGAAGGCTGGTCTTAGCCACGGCGGGGATCACCTGGCCGGCAACGATTGCGGACAAAATGGCGGTACCGATAGCGCCACCAACCTGTATGCAGGTCGTCTGGAAACCGCTGGCCACACCGGCCAGGTGCACCGGCGCGCCGCCCACGATGAGGTCCGCCCCTGATGGAATGGCGAAGCCGGAACCGAACGCGATGATCACGAACGGCACCGCCATCATCCAGTAAGGCGTGTCGACACCGACCAGCGTCAGCAGCGCCAGGCCCGCAGCCATCAAGCCAAGGCCCATGGCGGCGACCCTGCGGGGGCCGATCTTCGCCGTGAGCAACGCCCCGATGGGCGCGGACGGAATCGCAAAAAAGCTCATCGGCAGCATCATCAAGCCAGCCGTAGCGGTGCTATTGCCCAGGGAGTTCATCAGGAACAGAGTCAGCAGGAACGTGACGCCAAGGATCGAGAAGAAGTTGGCAACAAACACGAGACCACCAACACTGACGCCGGCCGACCTGAAGAGGGCCAGTGGGAGGAGCGGGCTAGCCACACGGCTCTCGACGATCACAAACAGGGCAAACAGCACGACAGCAGCGACGAACACGCCGATCGTTGGGGCACTCCCCCAGCCCCAACCCTGAGCCTGAACCACGGCGAAGACGACAGCAAAGAGCGCTCCCGCCAGCAGAACGATACCGAGTAGGTCGATGCGGCCTCCCTTTTCCATGGCCGTTTCACGGACAACCAGAGCTGCCATCACGACACCCGCAATAGCAATGGGGACATTGATATAGAAGACCCACTGCCAGCCGGCGCTCTGTACCAGCATGCCGCTTACGAGCGGGCCGCCAGCGATGGATACAGACGAGACGCCACCCCAGATGCCTACCGCCATGCCGAACTTTTCCCTCGAGAACGTTGACCTAAGCAGAGCGATGGTCTGCGGCATGAGTAGCGCTGCGCTCACGCCCTGCAGAGCACGAAATACCAGCACGCCTTCGATGCTTCCGATGAGGCCGATCGCAACACTGGTGATACCGAACAGGATGACACCCAGAATGTAGACCTTCTTGCGCCCGAATCGGTCGCCGAGCTTGCCAGCCGGTATAAGGCAGACGGCAAGCGCGAGAAGGTACGCGTTAATGACCCACTGCAAATCGCCGAAGGTGGCATGGAGGTCGGCCTGAATTGCAGGGTTGGCGATGTGAACGACAGTGGAGTCGAGCCCGACCATGAAGAGGCCGAAGCACACGGCTATCAGGGTCAGCGCAGGTTTGCCCTTGGCTCGAAAAGGCGGAGTACCGGTTTCGAGGGGGGCGGATACAGATGCCACAGAAACACTTCTTTCCTAGAGGAGATACATATGGTTATACAAGTATAACTACGCTCGAAGAAAACTCGATCCAGAACGAGGGAACTATGAGGGTGCTGCGGCGGGAAGTGCCTGCCGGCCTACTCCGGCTCGGCGAGAACTGCAGCGAGCCGCCGCAGCGCCGGAAGACAGGCGGCAATCTGCCCACGCTCTTCGGGCGTCAGCCGCGCACTGGCCGCCTCAAGAGCGTCGGCCCAGGCACCCTCCATCAGCACTTTGATCCGCTGCGACTCCGCAGTGGGATGAAGGGAAACGTAACGCTTGTCAGCGGCATCGCGGATCCGCGTGACCAGGCCCGCGGCCACCAGTTCACGGAGCTGGACGCTGACGTTGCTGAATTGCCTCCCCAGGCGGGCTGCCACCTCCGCGACAGTGATGCCCGGGTGATTCTCGATCACTCGGAGGATTTCCAGCAGGCCGTTGGATAGCGGCCGGACACCGGTTTCATTGTGCGACTTCCGTCGGACGTCGGAGGAGATGTCGATGATAGAGACAGCCACATCCCGAAGGGCGGCGACGTCTGCCGCCCGGGACGACCGGTCCACACTTTCCATTTCATAAGCATAGGCGTGTGAATTGGCCGCAGCGGTCGCGTAGCAAACCGCGCAGCCCTTGACTGTCGCTTTACGCCATGTAAGTGTTATATACGAAGTGACGGACACAACATGCGGGGCGTCGTGCGGCGCCCCAGCCCGCGCGTCCTCCCTACCCGCTTCCGCGTCTCCCCGGAACGCTCATCGCGTGCCCGCTAGGGCCCTTACCTCTTGGACGACATCCCATGGCAACAATCGATCTTCGGGACTTCATTGGCGAAGCCCGCTTCAATCGCTTCCAGGCGGGCATGCTTTTCTGGGCCTGCTTCATCATTACCTTCGACATGTATGACCTGGTGGTCTACGGATCGGTCCTACCGGTCCTGATGAAACAATGGTCCCTGGGCCCGGTGCAGGCAGGGGCCATCGGAAGCTACGGGCCTGTTGGCATGATGGCCGGCGCCATCCTCTTCGGGATTCTGGCTGACCGTTTCGGCCGTAAGAAGATCCTGACCGCAAGCATCATCCTTTTCAGCGTCGCCACCGCCCTCAGCGGCTTCGCGCCCGGACCGACAGAGTTCTCGGTCCTCCGGGCGCTGGGCGGCCTCGGGATCGGCGGCATCCTGCCGACCGTCATTGCCATGTTGACCGATTACGCGCCGAGGAAGCGCGCCAACACCATGGTGGCAGTGGTGATGTGCTTCTTCT contains:
- a CDS encoding MarR family winged helix-turn-helix transcriptional regulator, producing MESVDRSSRAADVAALRDVAVSIIDISSDVRRKSHNETGVRPLSNGLLEILRVIENHPGITVAEVAARLGRQFSNVSVQLRELVAAGLVTRIRDAADKRYVSLHPTAESQRIKVLMEGAWADALEAASARLTPEERGQIAACLPALRRLAAVLAEPE
- a CDS encoding IS3 family transposase, with protein sequence MRVQTVIALKADFPLPVLLQVARLARSTFFYHQARLQAPDPQEAIKTAVTAFFAKNRGRYGHRRIHTELVKQGWTVAKKTVLKLMRSLRLVCKVRRKRRYNSYQGGQGAVAPNVLNREFEATAPNEKWVTDVTEFSVGDRKLYLSPVMDLFDRQIISYAVGLSPNLDLTNTSLRKALATLECEQTPLVHSDQGFQYQHVSWRNLLQGAGAIQSMSRKGNCYDNAVMENFFGHLKEEFFHRVRFISTDALAAGLHEYIHWYNTDRISTNLEGLSPVQYRAQALAA
- a CDS encoding CocE/NonD family hydrolase, which produces MDDFQLLNAGGEKIAVRKDLRVPMRDGVELAADAYQGPEDKPRPALVALSPYGKELQALALTTPPQRRPSPMWDGCIEAGDIARIVKEDYVHVIGDLRGSGHSGGEHIGNYNAGGVSLGEDAYDFIEWVAAQPWCDGNVGMVGISYFGSMQVLAAAERPPHLKAIFVSGGHYDFYETTYHGGIMWFMPRAAREGRGGDSGWAFTDNVKSRMIEKHSPAELKELVAKRLEDPDVAAWPNLVHVLHYPKNHEAWFDIVLNELDGDWYEERNPITVAPNIDIPVWLQIDQGRGWTMDGTIELFKELKGPKKLDIGPYPPMQSRPFIEEHDKMFRWYDYWIKGVDNGVMDEPAVSVFVEGSRELVTAGQWPPKDVEYRPLYLHPRHKLSTEPELMGSEYAVPDGFYQAPLTVTDKVEILSWSTPPFEEDTEMIGTGAAHIFAEIDQPDTNFILRLWDYAPNGKRQLITSGYLKASHRELDERSTEGSPVHPHTRSVPVEPGVIEEYVLRLYPFANTFKPGHTLTVELSNDEPLADEHNALLPPDAFHLPVGRPVTHKIYRDAVHPSRLVLPFTTKRSSS
- a CDS encoding MFS transporter — protein: MASVSAPLETGTPPFRAKGKPALTLIAVCFGLFMVGLDSTVVHIANPAIQADLHATFGDLQWVINAYLLALAVCLIPAGKLGDRFGRKKVYILGVILFGITSVAIGLIGSIEGVLVFRALQGVSAALLMPQTIALLRSTFSREKFGMAVGIWGGVSSVSIAGGPLVSGMLVQSAGWQWVFYINVPIAIAGVVMAALVVRETAMEKGGRIDLLGIVLLAGALFAVVFAVVQAQGWGWGSAPTIGVFVAAVVLFALFVIVESRVASPLLPLALFRSAGVSVGGLVFVANFFSILGVTFLLTLFLMNSLGNSTATAGLMMLPMSFFAIPSAPIGALLTAKIGPRRVAAMGLGLMAAGLALLTLVGVDTPYWMMAVPFVIIAFGSGFAIPSGADLIVGGAPVHLAGVASGFQTTCIQVGGAIGTAILSAIVAGQVIPAVAKTSLPADAIEGASAGVVFEGFPGVNGAFIDGMHIGLWVAAAFCSVIAALVIGAIREPKHHNIGTVLEESAEALAGHR
- a CDS encoding helix-turn-helix domain-containing protein, encoding MAKPTRQAYSFEFKLALVERFIAGETAPDLAAEVGLSSPGLLKTWVRVYRREGADALRPKPKGRPNAPHAPQPAEIPELERLRRENERLRAEVAYLGKLRALRAQERR